A single Candoia aspera isolate rCanAsp1 chromosome 9, rCanAsp1.hap2, whole genome shotgun sequence DNA region contains:
- the FAM136A gene encoding protein FAM136A, giving the protein MAEAQQLRVQEAIDCMVQGLEREHIRKMQGIMFRCSAACCENDRASMQQVHQCIERCHAPLAQAQAVVTQELERFQDRLSRCTMHCNDKAKDALDSGSKESQVKLQLENCVMKCVDDHVHLIPSMTKKMKESLAGIAQ; this is encoded by the exons ATGGCCGAGGCGCAGCAGCTCCGCGTGCAGGAGGCCATCGACTGCATGGTGCAGGGGCTGGAGCGGGAGCACATCCGCAAGATGCAG GGAATCATGTTTCGGTGCAGCGCAGCGTGCTGCGAGAATGACAGGGCATCCATGCAGCAGGTGCACCAGTGCATTGAGCGCTGCCATGCTCCCCTGGCCCAGGCCCAGGCGGTGGTCACCCAAGAGCTGGAAAGATTTCAG GACCGCCTCTCCCGCTGCACGATGCACTGTAACGACAAAGCAAAGGACGCCTTGGATTCAGGGAGCAAAGAGTCGCAGGTCAAGCTACAGCTGGAAAACTGTGTGATGAAGTGTGTGGATGACCACGTTCACCTCATCCCCAGCATGACCAAAAAGATGAAGGAGTCCTTGGCTGGCATCGCTCAGTAG
- the SNRPG gene encoding small nuclear ribonucleoprotein G, which produces MSKAHPPELKKFMDKKLSLKLNGGRHVQGILRGFDPFMNLVIDECVEMAPGGQQNNIGMVVIRGNSIIMLEALERV; this is translated from the exons ATGAGCAAAGCGCACCCGCCGGAGCTGAAGAA gTTCATGGACAAGAAGCTATCAT TAAAACTAAATGGAGGTCGGCACGTTCAAGGCATATTAAGAGGTTTTGATCCATTCATGAATTTGGTGATAGATGAGTGTGTGGAAATGGCACCTGGTGGACAGCAGAACAACATAGGGATGGTG GTCATACGAGGAAACAGCATCATCATGTTAGAAGCCTTGGAACGAGTGTAA
- the PCYOX1 gene encoding prenylcysteine oxidase 1, whose protein sequence is MARSLPLPLPLLLPGLLLCCGGASELRRPPARIGVIGAGIGGTSAAYFLRQKFGKDVQIHVFERGAVGGRLATVRLEGKDYEAGGSIIHPLNLHMKHFVKELGLSEHQVQDGLMGIYSGEEFAYVESSWYIWNLLKLFWRYGLNPLRIYMWVEEVLEKFMRIYRYQSHDYAFSSPENLLHAVGGANFLHLLNQTIDESLQKARFSQKFINEMVTAVMRVNYGQSASVNGFVGAVSLAGVNAGLWSVEGGNKLVCTGLLDASKAQLISGRVISVEAKTRPNGRAGGPMKLYEITYNSTSGVTSDVYDILLITTPLQREIANITFRNFNPPIPKFSAPYHQTVATFVHGHINASFFGYQDPSQFNLAAIFTMEDPHLFINNVGIVSPINLSPPVWKVFSRQLLTKEQMKLLFSSYDSVEVQKWLAYPHYSPPEKCPPFILHDQMYYTSAIEWAASAMEMSAISAKNAALLAHHRWYSKMNMINQEDLHERLKTEL, encoded by the exons ATGGCTCGgtcgctgccgctgccgctgccgctgctgctCCCGGGGCTGCTGCTCTGCTGCGGGGGCGCCTCGGAGCtgcgccgcccgcccgcccgcatCG GTGTGATTGGAGCTGGCATCGGGGGCACCTCTGCAGCTTATTTCCTTCGCCAGAAGTTTGGTAAAGACGTTCAGATCCATGTCTTCGAGAGAGGAGCGGTGGGGGGCCGTCTGGCCACCGTCAGGCTGGAAGGAAAGGATTACGAGGCTGGAGGGTCCATCATCCACCCCCTTAACCTGCACATGAAGCATTTTGTCAAGGAACTGG GGCTTTCTGAACACCAGGTTCAAGATGGGCTCATGGGCATTTACAGTGGGGAGGAATTTGCCTATGTGGAGAGCAGCTGGTACATCTGGAATCTTTTGAAACTCTTCTGGCGTTATGGGCTGAACCCCCTGCGAATCTACATGTGGGTGGAGGAAGTCTTAGAAAAATTTATGAG GATCTATCGGTACCAGTCGCACGACTATGCCTTCAGCAGCCCTGAGAATTTGCTCCATGCCGTCGGAGGGGCAAATTTCCTTCACCTGCTGAACCAGACCATTGATGAGTCCCTGCAAAAGGCCAGATTCTCTCAGAAGTTCATCAATGAGATGGTAACCGCTGTCATGCGAGTCAACTATGGGCAAAGTGCCAGCGTCAACGGCTTTGTAG GGGCTGTATCTTTGGCTGGAGTAAATGCAGGACTTTGGTCGGTGGAAGGTGGCAATAAATTGGTGTGCACAGGCCTTCTGGATGCTTCCAAAGCGCAGCTGATTTCTGGCCGTGTTATTTCTGTAGAAGCAAAAACAAGGCCAAATGGACGTGCAG gtgGTCCAATGAAGCTGTATGAGATTACCTACAATTCTACATCTGGAGTAACATCAGATGTCTACGACATCCTTCTCATCACTACTCCCTTGCAACGGGAAATCGCCAACATAACTTTCCGCAACTTCAACCCCCCGATTCCCAAGTTCTCTGCTCCCTACCACCAGACAGTGGCAACGTTTGTCCATGGACACATTAATGCTTCTTTCTTTGGCTACCAGGATCCTTCTCAGTTCAACTTGGCAGCCATTTTCACCATGGAAGACCCCCATCTGTTCATCAACAATGTTGGCATAGTTTCCCCGATCAACCTGAGCCCTCCAGTCTGGAAAGTGTTCTCTCGCCAGCTGCTCACCAAAGAGCAGATGAAGCTGCTCTTCTCCTCCTACGATTCGGTGGAGGTACAGAAGTGGCTGGCCTACCCACACTACAGCCCCCCCGAGAAGTGCCCACCTTTCATTCTCCATGACCAGATGTATTACACCAGTGCTATAGAGTGGGCAGCCAGTGCCATGGAGATGAGTGCAATCTCTGCCAAAAATGCGGCGCTCTTGGCCCACCATCGCTGGTACAGTAAGATGAATATGATCAATCAAGAGGATTTGCATGAGAGACTCAAGACAGAACTTTGA